One Marinibacterium anthonyi genomic region harbors:
- the ddpB_5 gene encoding putative D,D-dipeptide transport system permease protein DdpB — translation MANVATPTGGRSTPLLRTWGGKILRLVLTVAVTLLGLLFVTFMIGRVMPIDPVLAVIGERATQAQYDETFLALGLDKPLIVQFAIYVNDVVHGDFGTSIRTGKSVSEDIARVFPATLELATLGTLIGVLLGVPLGVLAAVRKGTWIDQLARLVGLIGYSIPVFWLGLVGLLVFYGILGWVAGPGRLGIFYQGLVEPITGMLLVDSLLRGNLTVFRDALSHIILPASILAYYSLAYVSRMTRSFMLEQLNAEYITTARVKGLSESKVIWHHAFRNIRVQLITVIALSYANLLEGSVLTEIIFAWPGIGSYITTSLLANDMNSVLGGTIVIGTIFVGLNIFSDLLYRFLDPRSK, via the coding sequence GTGGCCAACGTTGCAACACCAACGGGGGGGCGTTCCACGCCCCTCCTCAGGACCTGGGGCGGGAAGATCCTGCGCCTGGTCCTCACCGTGGCCGTCACGCTGCTGGGCCTTCTCTTCGTGACCTTCATGATCGGCCGCGTCATGCCGATCGACCCCGTCCTTGCCGTGATCGGCGAACGGGCGACCCAGGCGCAATACGACGAGACCTTCCTCGCCCTCGGGCTCGACAAGCCATTGATCGTGCAGTTCGCCATCTACGTGAACGATGTGGTGCACGGCGATTTCGGCACCTCGATCCGCACCGGCAAATCCGTGTCCGAAGACATCGCGCGCGTCTTCCCCGCCACCCTGGAACTGGCCACGCTGGGCACGCTGATCGGCGTGCTGCTGGGCGTGCCGCTGGGCGTCCTGGCGGCCGTACGCAAGGGCACCTGGATCGACCAGCTGGCCCGCCTGGTCGGGTTGATCGGCTATTCGATCCCGGTCTTCTGGCTGGGCCTTGTCGGCCTTCTGGTCTTTTACGGCATCCTCGGCTGGGTCGCGGGGCCCGGGCGGCTGGGCATCTTCTACCAGGGGCTGGTGGAACCGATCACCGGCATGCTGCTGGTCGATTCCCTGCTGCGCGGCAACCTCACCGTGTTCCGCGACGCGCTCAGCCACATCATCCTGCCCGCGTCGATCCTGGCCTATTATTCGCTGGCCTATGTCAGCCGCATGACCCGGTCCTTCATGCTGGAACAGCTGAACGCCGAATACATCACCACCGCCCGGGTCAAGGGCCTGTCGGAATCCAAGGTCATCTGGCACCACGCCTTCCGCAACATCCGCGTGCAGCTGATCACCGTGATCGCGCTGTCCTATGCCAACCTCCTCGAAGGCTCGGTCCTGACCGAAATCATCTTCGCCTGGCCCGGCATCGGCAGCTACATCACCACCTCGCTGCTGGCCAACGACATGAACTCCGTCCTGGGCGGCACCATCGTCATCGGCACCATCTTCGTCGGTCTGAACATCTTCTCGGACCTGCTGTACCGTTTCCTGGATCCGAGGTCGAAATGA
- the ddpA_4 gene encoding putative D,D-dipeptide-binding periplasmic protein DdpA precursor, with the protein MNMRRSFVAAAVAAMVAGAAVVPASAETPPNMLVVANRIDDIKTFDPAESFEFAGADVSRNVYEKLVNFDPLDLDAGFGPQLADSWDISPDGKTITFTMADGHVFSSGNPVTAKDAEYSLRRAVLLNKTPSFILTQFGFTADNIEDTIKATDDKTLVLTLDKPYALSFVLNCLTATIGGIVDSETVMANAGEDMGNEWLRTNTAGSGPYKVVEWKPNESVLMDLNPNYGGAKPAMERVIVQHIQESATQRLMLERGDIDVARNLSPEDVAGALQADGVKVVDELRGRLMYWSANQKNEMLSDPKVIEALKYAADYEGMAGSFLNGQYTVHQAFLPLTFLGALEDKPFTYDMDKAKAAMAESGFPDCGPIKISVREAQERLDIAQSLQNTWGQLGCDVELIVGTGAQTLDRYRAREHDIYVGAWGPDYPDPNTNAGTFALNPDNADEAGNTGYLAWRNAYDPGDMNEKTLAAVQENDTATRKKMYEDLQAEFQQVAPFGIMFQQIEQNGMAENVENFVAGGATTAVSYWVITK; encoded by the coding sequence ATGAACATGCGCAGATCTTTCGTCGCGGCCGCCGTGGCAGCGATGGTCGCCGGTGCGGCCGTGGTCCCGGCTTCGGCCGAGACCCCGCCGAACATGCTGGTGGTCGCCAACCGGATCGATGACATCAAGACCTTCGATCCGGCCGAAAGCTTTGAATTCGCCGGCGCCGATGTCAGCCGCAACGTCTACGAGAAGCTGGTCAACTTCGACCCGCTCGACCTGGACGCCGGCTTCGGCCCGCAACTCGCCGACAGCTGGGATATCTCTCCTGACGGCAAGACCATCACCTTCACCATGGCCGACGGCCACGTCTTTTCCTCGGGCAACCCGGTGACGGCCAAGGACGCGGAATATTCGCTGCGCCGCGCCGTGCTGCTGAACAAGACGCCGTCCTTCATCCTGACCCAGTTCGGATTCACCGCCGACAACATCGAGGACACGATCAAGGCCACCGACGACAAGACCCTGGTCCTGACGCTCGACAAGCCCTACGCGCTGTCCTTCGTGCTGAACTGCCTGACCGCCACCATCGGTGGCATCGTCGACAGCGAAACCGTCATGGCCAATGCCGGCGAGGACATGGGCAACGAATGGCTGCGCACCAACACCGCCGGTTCCGGCCCCTACAAGGTCGTCGAGTGGAAGCCCAATGAAAGCGTCCTGATGGACCTGAACCCCAACTACGGCGGCGCCAAGCCGGCGATGGAACGGGTGATCGTCCAGCACATCCAGGAAAGCGCCACCCAGCGCCTGATGCTGGAACGCGGTGACATCGACGTCGCGCGCAACCTCTCGCCCGAAGACGTGGCCGGTGCGTTGCAGGCCGATGGTGTCAAGGTCGTCGACGAACTGCGCGGGCGGCTGATGTACTGGTCCGCCAACCAGAAGAACGAGATGCTGTCCGACCCCAAGGTCATCGAGGCGCTGAAATACGCCGCCGATTACGAAGGCATGGCCGGCAGCTTCCTCAACGGCCAGTACACCGTGCATCAGGCCTTCCTGCCGCTGACCTTCCTCGGCGCGCTCGAAGACAAGCCGTTCACCTACGACATGGACAAGGCCAAGGCGGCCATGGCGGAATCGGGCTTCCCCGACTGCGGCCCGATCAAGATCTCGGTCCGCGAAGCGCAGGAACGCCTGGACATCGCCCAGTCGCTGCAGAACACCTGGGGCCAGCTGGGCTGTGACGTCGAACTGATCGTCGGCACCGGCGCCCAGACGCTGGACCGCTACCGCGCGCGTGAACACGACATCTACGTCGGCGCCTGGGGCCCGGACTATCCGGACCCGAACACCAACGCCGGCACCTTCGCGCTCAACCCCGACAACGCGGACGAGGCGGGCAACACCGGCTACCTGGCATGGCGCAACGCCTATGACCCGGGCGACATGAACGAAAAGACGCTGGCCGCCGTGCAGGAAAACGACACCGCGACCCGCAAGAAGATGTACGAGGACCTGCAGGCCGAATTCCAGCAGGTCGCGCCCTTCGGCATCATGTTCCAGCAGATCGAACAGAACGGCATGGCCGAAAACGTCGAGAACTTCGTGGCCGGGGGCGCAACCACGGCCGTGTCCTACTGGGTCATCACGAAGTAA
- the ddpC_11 gene encoding putative D,D-dipeptide transport system permease protein DdpC, giving the protein MSNASFRDWLLAEEPDSRRQARFGSWYQGWLSFRSNTLAMVGLIILVLIILAAIFAPLLATHDPFTQDLGARLLPPGSDGYILGTDSLGRDIYSRLLYGARISIYIVLLVALVAPLLGLVIGTIAGYAGGWTDEILMRITDIFLAFPRLILALAFVAALGAGIENAVLAISLTAWPPYARIARAETLTIRSADFIHAIRLQGAGPIRIITRHIWPLCISSLMIRVTLDMAGIILTAAGLGFLGLGAQPPSPEWGAMISEGRKYILDYWWVATIPGLAIFAISLAFNLLGDGLRDVLDPKESSS; this is encoded by the coding sequence ATGAGCAACGCATCCTTTCGCGACTGGCTCCTGGCCGAAGAACCCGACAGCCGCCGCCAGGCCCGCTTCGGCTCCTGGTACCAGGGCTGGCTGTCCTTCCGGTCCAACACGCTGGCCATGGTCGGCCTGATCATCCTGGTGCTGATCATCCTCGCCGCGATCTTCGCGCCGCTTCTGGCCACCCATGACCCCTTCACCCAGGACCTCGGCGCACGCCTGCTGCCGCCGGGATCGGACGGCTATATCCTGGGCACCGACAGCCTCGGGCGCGACATTTACTCGCGCCTGCTCTACGGCGCGCGGATCTCGATCTACATCGTCCTGCTGGTGGCGCTTGTCGCCCCCCTGCTGGGCCTCGTGATCGGCACGATCGCGGGCTATGCCGGCGGCTGGACGGACGAGATCCTGATGCGGATCACCGACATCTTCCTCGCCTTCCCCCGCCTGATCCTGGCGCTCGCCTTCGTGGCGGCGCTTGGGGCGGGGATCGAAAACGCGGTGCTCGCCATCTCGCTCACCGCCTGGCCGCCTTACGCGCGCATCGCCCGGGCCGAAACGCTGACCATCCGGTCGGCCGATTTCATCCATGCGATCCGCCTGCAGGGGGCAGGGCCGATCCGCATCATCACCCGCCACATCTGGCCGCTGTGCATCTCGTCGCTGATGATCCGGGTCACGCTCGACATGGCCGGCATCATCCTGACGGCCGCCGGTCTGGGCTTCCTCGGCCTCGGCGCGCAACCGCCCAGCCCGGAATGGGGCGCGATGATCTCGGAAGGGCGCAAGTACATCCTGGATTACTGGTGGGTCGCCACAATCCCGGGCCTGGCCATCTTCGCCATCTCGCTGGCCTTCAACCTGCTCGGCGACGGCCTGCGCGACGTGCTCGATCCAAAGGAGAGCAGCTCGTGA
- the oppF_11 gene encoding Stage 0 sporulation protein KE: MSAISVRNLDVWFGSGSDSNNAVKDVTFAVEKGESFGLVGESGSGKSTILRVLAGLVDGWTGELDVAGERLGLKRSRAFHKKVQMVFQDPYSSLHPRQTVDRVLSEAMELQGIPDIDKRIGKLLSDVGLGSGFRFRYPHQLSGGQRQRVAIARAIAPEPEILLLDEPTSALDVSVQAEILNLLADLRAEHGLTYVMVSHDLGVVGHLCGRAAVMKDGEFVEVLDIDAMRRLDVTQPYTRHLLESSIRSIR; the protein is encoded by the coding sequence GTGAGCGCGATTTCCGTCAGAAACCTCGACGTCTGGTTCGGCTCCGGATCGGACTCCAACAACGCCGTCAAGGACGTGACCTTCGCGGTCGAAAAAGGCGAAAGCTTCGGCCTGGTGGGCGAAAGCGGCTCCGGCAAATCCACCATCCTGCGCGTCCTCGCGGGCCTCGTCGACGGCTGGACGGGCGAACTGGACGTCGCCGGCGAACGCCTCGGCCTCAAACGCTCCCGCGCCTTCCACAAGAAGGTCCAGATGGTCTTCCAGGACCCCTACAGCTCGCTCCACCCCCGCCAGACGGTGGACCGCGTCCTCTCCGAGGCGATGGAACTCCAGGGCATCCCCGACATCGACAAGCGCATCGGCAAGCTTCTGTCGGACGTCGGCCTCGGCTCGGGCTTCCGCTTCCGCTACCCGCACCAGCTCTCCGGCGGTCAGCGCCAGCGCGTCGCCATCGCCCGCGCCATCGCGCCGGAACCGGAAATCCTGCTGCTCGACGAACCCACCTCCGCGCTCGACGTCTCGGTCCAGGCGGAAATCCTGAACCTGCTCGCCGACCTGCGCGCCGAACACGGGCTCACCTACGTCATGGTCTCCCACGACCTCGGCGTCGTCGGCCACCTGTGCGGGCGCGCCGCGGTGATGAAGGACGGCGAATTCGTCGAGGTCCTGGACATCGACGCCATGCGCCGCCTCGATGTCACCCAACCCTACACCCGCCACCTGCTGGAAAGCTCCATCCGCTCTATCCGCTAG
- a CDS encoding putative periplasmic iron-binding protein precursor: MARMRARLAGAVAALALTAGAAAAQDRMKVVTTFTVLADMARNVAGDAADVVSVTKPGAEIHGYEPTPRDLVGAQGADLILWNGLNLELWFKQFLNNLKDVPSVTLSDGIDAIPIATGAYEGQPNPHAWMGVDNAMIYIDNIARAFSDHDPRNAETYMLNAAAYKDQLRATLDPLRQQIAAVPEDQRWLVTCEGAFSYLARDFDMHELYLWPMNADRMGTPQQVRKVIDGVKDHEIPVVFCESTVNTAPAEQVARETGAHYGGVLYVDSLSEPDGPVPTYLDLLRVTSQTIVDGLQTGTN, from the coding sequence ATGGCCCGTATGAGGGCGCGACTGGCCGGCGCGGTTGCGGCGCTGGCCCTGACGGCCGGCGCGGCCGCGGCGCAGGACCGGATGAAGGTGGTCACCACCTTCACGGTTCTGGCCGACATGGCGCGCAACGTCGCCGGCGACGCGGCCGACGTGGTGTCCGTCACCAAGCCGGGCGCCGAGATCCACGGCTACGAACCCACGCCCCGCGACCTGGTGGGCGCGCAGGGGGCCGACCTGATCCTGTGGAACGGGCTGAACCTGGAACTCTGGTTCAAGCAATTCCTGAACAATCTCAAGGATGTACCCTCGGTCACCCTGTCGGATGGCATCGACGCGATCCCGATCGCGACAGGCGCCTACGAAGGCCAGCCGAACCCGCATGCCTGGATGGGGGTCGACAACGCGATGATCTACATCGACAACATCGCGCGGGCCTTTTCCGACCACGATCCCCGGAACGCCGAGACCTACATGCTCAACGCCGCGGCCTACAAGGACCAGCTGCGCGCGACCCTCGACCCCCTCCGGCAGCAGATCGCCGCCGTCCCCGAGGATCAGCGCTGGCTTGTCACCTGCGAGGGCGCCTTCAGCTACCTCGCCCGCGACTTCGACATGCACGAATTGTACCTCTGGCCGATGAACGCCGACCGCATGGGCACCCCCCAGCAGGTGCGCAAGGTGATCGACGGGGTGAAAGACCATGAGATTCCAGTGGTTTTCTGCGAAAGCACCGTCAACACCGCCCCCGCCGAACAGGTCGCCCGCGAAACCGGCGCCCATTACGGCGGCGTCCTCTACGTCGACAGCCTCTCCGAACCCGACGGTCCGGTGCCCACCTACCTGGACCTGCTCAGGGTAACGTCCCAGACGATCGTCGACGGTCTTCAGACCGGCACGAACTGA
- the oppD_15 gene encoding Stage 0 sporulation protein KD yields MTHLLDVENLRVTFPTRSGTFEAVRGISFTLGRERLGIVGESGSGKSMTGRAILRLIRPPGTITADRMEMNGEDLLTIPEKRMRQLRGREVSMIMQDPKFSLNPVMTVGQQMIEALRTHEKVSKSGARKRALEMLDEVAIRHPERVLNLYPHEVSGGMGQRIMIAMMLMPKPEILIADEPTSALDVSVQLQVLDIMDKLVRDRGMGLIFISHDLNLVAKFCDRIAVMYAGRIVETLPASDLRNARHPYTLGLLNSVPDLEHPRERLEVLVRDPAWREAPSVSART; encoded by the coding sequence ATGACCCACCTCCTCGACGTCGAAAACCTCCGCGTCACCTTCCCGACCCGCTCCGGCACCTTCGAGGCGGTGCGCGGCATCTCCTTCACGCTGGGCCGCGAACGCCTCGGCATCGTCGGCGAAAGCGGCTCGGGCAAATCCATGACCGGCCGCGCCATCCTGCGCCTGATCCGCCCGCCCGGAACCATCACCGCCGACCGCATGGAAATGAACGGCGAAGACCTCCTGACCATCCCCGAAAAGCGCATGCGCCAGCTGCGCGGCAGGGAGGTGTCGATGATCATGCAGGACCCGAAATTCTCGCTGAACCCGGTGATGACCGTCGGCCAGCAGATGATCGAGGCCCTGCGCACCCACGAAAAGGTCTCGAAATCCGGCGCCCGCAAACGCGCGCTGGAAATGCTCGACGAAGTCGCCATCCGCCACCCCGAACGCGTCCTCAACCTCTACCCGCACGAGGTCTCGGGCGGCATGGGCCAGCGCATCATGATCGCCATGATGCTGATGCCCAAGCCCGAGATCCTGATCGCCGACGAACCCACCTCGGCGCTCGACGTCTCGGTCCAGCTCCAGGTGCTCGACATCATGGACAAGCTGGTCCGGGACCGCGGCATGGGGCTGATCTTCATCAGCCACGACCTGAACCTGGTGGCCAAGTTCTGCGACCGTATCGCCGTCATGTACGCGGGCCGCATCGTCGAAACCCTGCCCGCGTCCGACCTGCGCAACGCGCGCCATCCCTACACCCTCGGCCTGCTGAACTCGGTCCCCGACCTCGAACACCCGCGCGAGCGGCTCGAAGTCCTGGTCCGCGATCCCGCCTGGCGCGAGGCCCCATCCGTGAGTGCAAGAACGTGA